The following are encoded together in the Streptomyces sp. NBC_00341 genome:
- a CDS encoding substrate-binding domain-containing protein, whose product MPETSRRGLLFGTAAVSAGAFLTACTSNDPKEKDTAAQSNAPAADDKPGKALTIGFAGPQADHGWLNAINENAKSRAEKYSEVTLETTEGSNDTAAQIGQVKTLINKKVDVLIILPADGKALTQVGLEAMRAGIPVINLDRVFASPQAYRCYVGGDSYGMGLNAGTYIGEQLKDKPNAKVVELAGIDGLELTKQRSQGFADALKNYSNIKLVARQAADFTVESGQAKMSQLLQAQKKIDALWNHDDDQGVGALRAIQQAGRDEFLMVGGAGAKSAMDAIKADNSVLKATVLYPPSMAASAVDLARALGQSKGLAGLSEVEIPTNLTLFSAVVTKENVDQYLPTGFN is encoded by the coding sequence ATGCCAGAAACCAGCCGCAGAGGACTGCTCTTCGGTACCGCAGCAGTCTCCGCGGGCGCCTTCCTGACCGCCTGCACCAGCAACGACCCCAAGGAGAAGGACACCGCGGCGCAGAGCAACGCTCCCGCCGCGGACGACAAGCCGGGTAAGGCCCTCACCATCGGCTTCGCGGGTCCGCAGGCCGACCACGGCTGGCTCAACGCCATCAACGAGAACGCCAAGTCGCGGGCGGAGAAGTACTCGGAGGTGACCCTGGAGACCACCGAGGGCTCCAACGACACCGCCGCCCAGATCGGCCAGGTCAAGACCCTCATCAACAAGAAGGTCGACGTCCTCATCATCCTCCCGGCCGACGGCAAGGCGCTCACCCAGGTCGGCCTGGAGGCCATGCGGGCGGGCATCCCCGTGATCAACCTGGACCGCGTCTTCGCCTCCCCGCAGGCGTACCGCTGCTACGTCGGCGGAGACAGCTACGGCATGGGCCTCAACGCCGGTACGTACATCGGCGAACAGCTCAAGGACAAGCCGAACGCCAAGGTCGTCGAGCTGGCCGGCATCGACGGTCTGGAGCTCACCAAGCAGCGCAGCCAGGGCTTCGCCGACGCGCTGAAGAACTACTCCAACATCAAGCTGGTGGCCCGTCAGGCAGCCGACTTCACCGTCGAGTCCGGCCAGGCGAAGATGTCCCAGCTCCTCCAGGCGCAGAAGAAGATCGACGCGCTGTGGAACCACGACGACGACCAGGGCGTGGGCGCGCTGCGCGCCATCCAGCAGGCAGGCCGGGACGAGTTCCTGATGGTCGGCGGGGCCGGGGCCAAGTCCGCGATGGACGCCATCAAGGCCGACAACAGCGTGCTCAAGGCCACCGTCCTCTACCCGCCGAGCATGGCGGCGTCGGCCGTCGACCTGGCCCGCGCCCTCGGCCAGAGCAAGGGACTCGCCGGCCTCTCCGAGGTGGAGATCCCGACCAACCTCACGCTCTTCTCCGCGGTGGTCACCAAGGAGAACGTCGATCAGTACCTGCCGACGGGCTTCAACTGA
- a CDS encoding Gfo/Idh/MocA family protein, translated as MARREETEQEAAAPPTYRPMASAPTLGVGMVGYAFMGAAHSQGWRTAGHVFELPMRPALAAICGRDRRAVEAAADRHGWAAAETDWRALIARDDVQLVDICTPGDSHAEIAIAALEAGKHVLCEKPLANTVAEAEAMTEAAARAAARGQVAVVGFNYRKVPAITYARKLIEQGRLGPLRHVRATYLQDWLVDPGSPLTWRLEREHAGSGALGDLGAHIVDLAQFLAGELLVGVSAVTETFVRERPLQSGSSNGLAGVADSGARGAVTVDDAALFTGRLASGAVASFEATRMAAGRKNALRLEINGELGSLAFDLERLNELSFHDHTEPATTAGFRRILVTEPEHPYLEAWWPPGHALGYEHTFIHQARDVVRTIADKTAPTPSFADGLQVQRVLAAVEESAAKNSVHTPVHSTAQL; from the coding sequence ATGGCCCGTAGGGAAGAGACGGAGCAGGAGGCGGCGGCGCCGCCGACGTACCGGCCGATGGCGAGCGCACCCACGCTCGGGGTCGGCATGGTCGGATACGCGTTCATGGGCGCCGCCCACTCGCAGGGATGGCGCACCGCCGGCCATGTCTTCGAGCTGCCGATGCGGCCGGCTCTCGCCGCGATCTGCGGACGCGACCGCAGGGCGGTCGAGGCCGCCGCCGACCGGCACGGCTGGGCGGCGGCGGAGACCGACTGGCGGGCCCTGATCGCCCGGGACGACGTGCAGCTCGTCGACATCTGCACCCCGGGCGACAGCCATGCGGAGATCGCCATCGCGGCACTGGAGGCGGGCAAGCACGTGCTGTGCGAGAAGCCGCTCGCCAACACGGTCGCGGAGGCGGAGGCCATGACCGAGGCGGCGGCACGCGCCGCCGCCCGGGGCCAGGTGGCGGTGGTCGGCTTCAACTACCGCAAGGTGCCCGCCATCACCTACGCCCGGAAGCTGATCGAGCAGGGGCGGCTCGGCCCCCTTCGGCACGTGCGCGCCACCTACCTCCAGGACTGGCTGGTCGACCCCGGATCCCCGCTCACCTGGCGGCTGGAACGGGAACACGCGGGCTCCGGCGCGCTCGGTGACCTCGGGGCGCACATCGTGGACCTCGCCCAGTTCCTGGCGGGGGAGCTGCTGGTCGGGGTGTCAGCGGTCACCGAGACCTTCGTACGCGAACGGCCCCTGCAATCCGGCTCGTCGAACGGCCTGGCCGGGGTGGCGGACAGCGGGGCGCGGGGAGCGGTCACGGTGGACGACGCGGCGCTCTTCACCGGCCGGCTCGCCTCCGGCGCGGTCGCCTCCTTCGAGGCGACCAGGATGGCGGCCGGCCGCAAGAACGCGCTCCGGCTGGAGATCAACGGGGAGCTGGGCTCGCTCGCCTTCGACCTGGAGCGGCTCAACGAGCTGTCCTTCCACGACCACACGGAGCCCGCCACCACGGCCGGCTTCCGGCGGATCCTGGTCACCGAGCCCGAGCATCCCTACCTGGAGGCCTGGTGGCCGCCGGGGCACGCCCTCGGGTACGAGCACACGTTCATCCACCAGGCCCGTGACGTGGTGCGGACGATCGCGGACAAGACCGCGCCCACCCCGTCGTTCGCGGACGGACTCCAGGTGCAGCGGGTGCTGGCGGCGGTGGAGGAGAGCGCCGCGAAGAACTCCGTGCACACCCCCGTCCATTCGACCGCACAGCTCTAG
- a CDS encoding sugar phosphate isomerase/epimerase, with translation MPRPFTLFTGQWADLPLEDVCRYARDFGYDGLELACWGDHFEVDKALADPGYLDGRHQLLDKYGLKCWAVSNHLVGQAVCDNPIDERHQGILPARIWGDGEPEGVRRRAAEEIKNTARAAAAFGVDTVIGFTGSSIWHLVAMFPPVPPHMIERGYEDFAERWNPILDVFDAEGVRFAHEVHPSEIAYDYWTTHRALEAVGHRPAFGLNFDPSHFVWQDLDPVGFLYDFRDRIYHVDCKEARKRLDGRNGRLGSHLPWGDPRRGWDFVSAGHGDVPWEDVFRMLRSIEYDGPVSVEWEDAGMDRLTGAPEALASLKRFDFDPPSTSFDAAFGGND, from the coding sequence ATGCCCCGTCCCTTCACCCTCTTCACCGGTCAGTGGGCCGATCTGCCACTGGAGGACGTCTGCCGGTACGCCCGCGACTTCGGCTACGACGGTCTCGAACTCGCCTGCTGGGGAGACCACTTCGAGGTCGACAAGGCCCTCGCTGATCCGGGGTACCTGGACGGGCGCCACCAGCTGCTCGACAAGTACGGGCTGAAGTGCTGGGCGGTCTCCAACCACCTGGTGGGCCAGGCCGTCTGCGACAACCCGATCGACGAGCGCCACCAGGGCATCCTGCCCGCCCGGATCTGGGGCGACGGGGAGCCCGAAGGGGTGCGCCGCCGGGCCGCAGAGGAGATCAAGAACACCGCGCGGGCGGCCGCCGCCTTCGGGGTGGACACGGTCATCGGGTTCACCGGTTCGTCGATCTGGCACCTGGTGGCGATGTTCCCTCCGGTCCCGCCGCACATGATCGAGCGCGGTTACGAGGACTTCGCCGAGCGCTGGAACCCGATCCTCGACGTGTTCGACGCGGAGGGGGTGCGGTTCGCCCACGAGGTGCATCCGAGCGAGATCGCGTACGACTACTGGACGACGCACCGCGCGCTGGAGGCCGTCGGCCACCGGCCGGCCTTCGGGCTGAACTTCGACCCCAGCCACTTCGTCTGGCAGGACCTGGACCCGGTCGGCTTCCTGTACGACTTCCGGGACCGGATCTACCACGTGGACTGCAAGGAGGCGCGCAAGCGGCTGGACGGCCGCAACGGCCGGCTCGGCTCCCATCTGCCGTGGGGCGACCCGCGGCGCGGCTGGGACTTCGTCTCGGCGGGGCACGGCGACGTGCCGTGGGAGGACGTGTTCCGGATGCTGCGGTCCATCGAGTACGACGGACCGGTCTCCGTGGAGTGGGAGGACGCGGGCATGGACCGACTGACGGGCGCCCCGGAAGCGCTTGCATCGCTCAAGCGGTTCGACT